The Neovison vison isolate M4711 chromosome 5, ASM_NN_V1, whole genome shotgun sequence genome includes a region encoding these proteins:
- the LOC122906961 gene encoding LOW QUALITY PROTEIN: proliferation-associated protein 2G4-like (The sequence of the model RefSeq protein was modified relative to this genomic sequence to represent the inferred CDS: substituted 1 base at 1 genomic stop codon) — MSGEAQQQEQTIAEDLVGTQXKMGGDIANRVLRSLVEASCSGVSVPSLCEEGVAMIMEETGNIFKKEKEMKKAIAFPTRISVNNCVCHFSPLTSDQDYILKEGDLVKIDHGVHVDGFIANVAHTFVVDIAQATQVTGRKADVIKAAHLCAEAALCLVKPGNQNTQVTETWNKVVHSFNCTPIEGMLSHQLKQHVIDGEKTIIQNPTDQQKDHEKAEFEVHEVYAVEVLVSSGEGKAKDVGQRTTIYKRDPSKQYGLKMKTSRAFFSEVERCFDAMPFTLRGFEDEKKARMGVVECAKHELLQPFNVLYEEGEFVAQFKFTVLLMPSGPMRITSGPFEPDLYKSEMEVQDAELKALLQSSASRKTQKKKKKKASKTAENATSGETLEENEAGD, encoded by the coding sequence atGTCGGGCGAGGCCCAGCAGCAGGAGCAAACTATTGCCGAGGACCTGGTCGGGACCCAGTAGAAGATGGGGGGCGACATCGCCAACCGGGTACTTCGGTCTTTGGTGGAAGCATCCTGCTCAGGTGTGTCGGTGCCGAGCCTGTGTGAGGAAGGTGTCGCCATGATTATGGAAGAGACAGGGaacattttcaagaaagaaaaagaaatgaaaaaagctatTGCCTTTCCCACCCGCATTTCAGTAAATAACTGTGTATGTCACTTCTCCCCTTTGACGAGCGACCAGGACTATATTCTCAAGGAAGGTGACTTGGTAAAAATTGACCATGGGGTCCACGTGGATGGCTTCATCGCTAATGTGGCTCACACTTTTGTGGTTGACATAGCTCAGGCGACCCAAGTAACAGGACGGAAAGCAGATGTCATTAAGGCAGCTCACCTTTGTGCTGAAGCTGCCCTGTGCCTGGTCAAACCTGGAAACCAGAACACACAAGTGACAGAAACCTGGAACAAGGTTGTCCACTCGTTTAATTGCACACCAATAGAAGGTATGTTGTCTCATCAGTTGAAGCAGCATGTCATCGATGGAGAGAAAACAATTATCCAGAATCCCACAGACCAGCAGAAGGACCACGAAAAAGCTGAATTTGAGGTACATGAAGTATATGCCGTGGAGGTTCTTGTCAGCTCAGGAGAGGGCAAGGCCAAGGATGTGGGACAGAGAACCACCATTTACAAACGAGACCCTTCTAAACAGTATGGCCTGAAAATGAAAACTtcacgtgccttcttcagtgagGTTGAAAGGTGTTTTGATGCCATGCCATTTACTTTAAGAGGATTTGAAGATGAGAAGAAGGCCCGCATGGGTGTGGTGGAGTGCGCCAAACATGAACTGCTGCAGCCATTTAATGTTCTCTATGAGGAGGGTGAATTTGTTGCCCAGTTTAAATTTACAGTCCTGCTCATGCCCAGTGGCCCCATGCGGATAACCAGTGGTCCCTTTGAACCTGACCTCTACAAGTCTGAGATGGAGGTCCAAGATGCAGAGCTAAAGGCCCTCCTCCAGAGTTCTGCAAGTCGGAaaacccagaaaaagaaaaaaaagaaggcctcCAAGACTGCAGAGAATGCCACCAGTGGGGAAACATTAGAAGAGAATGAAGCTGGGGACTGA